AAAAAACAAGTGAAGCATTATATTTGAATAAGATTTTAAATGTAGGAACAACAATTGAAATAGTAAAAGATTATAAAAAATTAAATGGTTTGAGTCCAGTAGAACACTGAATTCAAACCATTTATCTGCTCTTTTATTTTATTCTCTACTTGACAGGGTATAGACCAGAAAATTAATTCTTCTGGTCTTTTTCCTTATTTCACTATATTTTTTAATATACTGAACCTTACTATTTTCTTTGGATAATTCTATTAGAACTTATATCCTAATCCTGCTCCTACTATCCATTCACCTTTAGTTTTGTTTTTCCCAGTTCCATTATGTGAATCTCTTTCTATTTCATAACTTCCTTTTACATCGAATAGTATTCCATTTTCAAGCTCAAGGGCATATTTTGCATTAAGTCCCAAGCTGTGCTTATTCTTATGAGGAACCAATATATCAAAGTCACTTCCTCCTCTAAATCTTCCTGTGATATATTCCTCATCTGCTCCACTTAATATTCTTGTATAGCTTA
This genomic window from Fusobacterium sp. contains:
- a CDS encoding autotransporter outer membrane beta-barrel domain-containing protein, yielding GNNLFLEPYGTLSYTYIDQDGADEGNKALAIETDSKSFDYTTAKVGVDVKKVIPHEKGKSTLSAGVSYTRILSGADEEYITGRFRGGSDFDILVPHKNKHSLGLNAKYALELENGILFDVKGSYEIERDSHNGTGKNKTKGEWIVGAGLGYKF